In Liquorilactobacillus nagelii DSM 13675, the following proteins share a genomic window:
- the groL gene encoding chaperonin GroEL (60 kDa chaperone family; promotes refolding of misfolded polypeptides especially under stressful conditions; forms two stacked rings of heptamers to form a barrel-shaped 14mer; ends can be capped by GroES; misfolded proteins enter the barrel where they are refolded when GroES binds): MAKEVKFSEDARTKLLAGVDKLANTVKSTLGPKGRNVVLEQSYGSPTITNDGVTIAKAVELADHFENMGAKLVSEVASKTNDVAGDGTTTATVLAQAIVTEGMKNVTAGANPVGIRRGIELATKKAVDALREMSHKVESKSDIAQIASISSANEEVGKLIADAMEKVGNDGVITIEESKGIDTSLDVVEGMQFDRGYLSQYMVTDNDKMEADLDNPYVLITDKKISNIQEVLNLLQSIVEQGRPLLIIADDVDGEALPTLVLNKIRGTFNVVAVKAPGFGDRRKEMLQDIATLTGATVITDDLGLQLKDTKIDQLGSAGKITITKEKTTIVEGAGDKAQIAERVQTIKKQIAETTSDFDREKLQERLAKLAGGVAVVKVGAATETELKERKYRIEDALNATRAAVQEGFVAGGGTALINVIKDVASLKESGDVQTGINIVKRALEEPVRQIAENAGLEGSVIVEKLKSEKPGVGYNAAEDKWEDMVDAGIVDPTKVTRSALQNAASVSALLLTTEAVVAEKPEPKAAPAAPAPGPNMGGMM, translated from the coding sequence ATGGCAAAAGAAGTTAAATTTTCTGAAGATGCACGGACAAAATTACTTGCTGGGGTTGATAAACTAGCTAATACCGTTAAATCAACTTTAGGACCAAAAGGAAGAAATGTTGTTTTAGAGCAATCATATGGTTCTCCAACAATTACTAACGATGGTGTCACAATTGCTAAAGCAGTTGAATTAGCAGATCATTTTGAAAATATGGGCGCAAAATTAGTTTCTGAAGTAGCATCAAAGACTAATGACGTTGCAGGTGATGGAACTACAACCGCTACAGTTTTGGCACAGGCAATTGTGACAGAAGGAATGAAAAATGTTACAGCTGGTGCTAATCCAGTTGGCATTCGTCGGGGAATTGAATTGGCTACTAAAAAAGCGGTTGATGCATTACGCGAAATGTCACATAAAGTTGAATCAAAAAGTGATATTGCACAAATTGCATCAATTTCTTCTGCGAATGAGGAAGTTGGCAAGTTAATTGCTGATGCAATGGAAAAAGTTGGTAATGATGGAGTTATTACAATTGAAGAATCAAAAGGTATTGATACTTCATTAGATGTTGTTGAAGGAATGCAGTTTGATCGTGGCTATTTATCACAGTACATGGTAACTGATAATGATAAAATGGAAGCTGATCTTGACAATCCTTATGTTTTGATTACTGACAAAAAGATTTCTAACATCCAAGAAGTTCTGAATTTATTACAATCAATTGTTGAACAAGGTCGTCCACTGTTAATTATTGCGGACGATGTTGATGGTGAAGCTTTGCCAACACTTGTTTTAAACAAAATTCGTGGGACTTTCAATGTTGTAGCTGTTAAAGCTCCTGGATTTGGCGATCGTCGTAAAGAAATGTTGCAAGATATTGCTACATTGACAGGTGCTACTGTGATTACAGATGATTTAGGTCTTCAATTAAAAGATACTAAAATTGACCAACTTGGTTCAGCTGGTAAAATTACAATTACTAAAGAAAAGACCACAATTGTTGAAGGTGCTGGAGATAAAGCTCAGATTGCAGAACGTGTTCAGACAATTAAAAAACAGATTGCTGAAACTACATCTGACTTTGATCGCGAAAAATTACAAGAACGCTTAGCTAAATTAGCTGGTGGTGTTGCAGTTGTTAAAGTTGGTGCTGCAACTGAAACAGAACTGAAAGAACGTAAATATCGCATTGAAGATGCTTTGAACGCTACTCGTGCTGCTGTTCAAGAAGGCTTTGTAGCCGGTGGTGGTACAGCTTTGATCAATGTTATTAAAGATGTTGCTAGTTTGAAAGAAAGTGGTGACGTTCAAACTGGAATTAATATCGTTAAACGTGCATTAGAAGAACCAGTTCGTCAGATTGCCGAAAATGCTGGGCTTGAAGGTTCAGTTATTGTTGAAAAATTGAAGTCTGAAAAACCAGGTGTTGGTTATAATGCTGCTGAAGATAAGTGGGAAGATATGGTAGATGCTGGAATCGTTGACCCGACTAAGGTAACTCGTTCAGCTTTGCAAAATGCTGCTAGTGTTTCTGCCTTATTGTTAACTACCGAAGCTGTTGTTGCTGAAAAGCCAGAACCAAAAGCTGCTCCAGCTGCTCCGGCTCCAGGACCAAACATGGGCGGTATGATGTAA
- the groES gene encoding co-chaperone GroES, whose amino-acid sequence MLKPLGDRVILEVQKDEEKTVGGIVLASNAQEKPQTGKIVAVGDGRVLDNGEKVALSVKPNDLVIFDKYAGTEVKYESKQYLVVHEKDIVAIVE is encoded by the coding sequence GTGCTTAAACCTTTAGGAGATCGCGTTATTTTAGAAGTTCAAAAAGATGAGGAAAAGACAGTCGGTGGAATTGTCCTAGCAAGTAATGCTCAGGAAAAACCACAAACTGGCAAAATTGTTGCAGTAGGCGATGGTCGTGTACTGGATAACGGAGAAAAGGTAGCTTTGTCGGTTAAGCCAAATGATTTGGTTATCTTTGACAAATATGCAGGCACTGAAGTTAAATATGAAAGTAAGCAATATTTGGTTGTGCACGAAAAGGATATTGTTGCTATCGTTGAATAG
- a CDS encoding CPBP family intramembrane glutamic endopeptidase, with protein MALKKNSMWLLISYLIVSICSTIIDHYFRTSSSLYYLLTIIGVTGSIAMYFINRQFATYQNWLEKKSVSQQQNLILGFGGAVLLLATQQLCFWLENLILHQTDASQNTAAMLAIIKHYPIYLLYVLIAAPIMEELVFRKVLFGNLVTLTSPFIAGIISCLLFSIVHADGHFLTYAAIGGMLCWIYAKSGRVQTSMIAHMVMNLIIVMLSFK; from the coding sequence ATGGCGTTGAAAAAAAATTCCATGTGGCTATTAATTAGCTACCTAATCGTTTCAATCTGCTCAACAATTATCGATCATTACTTTAGAACTAGTTCCAGCCTTTACTATTTATTAACTATTATCGGTGTAACGGGAAGCATTGCAATGTATTTTATCAATCGGCAATTTGCAACTTATCAAAATTGGTTAGAAAAAAAATCAGTTTCGCAGCAGCAAAACTTAATCTTAGGTTTTGGTGGAGCCGTTCTTCTTTTAGCCACTCAACAACTTTGTTTTTGGTTAGAAAACTTAATTCTGCACCAAACTGATGCTTCACAAAACACAGCTGCTATGCTAGCTATTATCAAACATTACCCGATTTATTTATTATATGTGCTCATTGCTGCTCCAATTATGGAAGAATTAGTATTTCGTAAAGTGCTTTTTGGTAATTTAGTGACCCTCACCAGTCCTTTTATAGCTGGTATTATCTCATGCCTGCTTTTTAGTATTGTCCATGCTGATGGTCATTTTCTTACTTATGCAGCTATTGGTGGAATGTTATGCTGGATTTATGCCAAAAGTGGTCGAGTACAAACTTCGATGATTGCTCACATGGTGATGAACTTAATAATTGTCATGCTTAGTTTCAAATAA
- a CDS encoding redox-sensing transcriptional repressor Rex → MASNKIPHATAKRLPIYYRYLHFLSDAGKQRVSSTELADAVKVDSATIRRDFSYFGALGKRGYGYDVESLLAFFRKTLKQDKLTNVALIGVGNLGHALLNYNFHQSNNVRISAAFDINEDITGTIQSGVPVYHMDDMKEQLTVQQIEIVILTVPAPVAQEATNELVEVGVKGILNFTPLRITVPSTVRVQNVDLTNELQTLIYFLDKFGSHKENDA, encoded by the coding sequence ATGGCAAGTAATAAAATTCCACATGCAACGGCTAAACGATTGCCGATTTATTATCGTTACCTGCATTTTTTGTCAGATGCGGGTAAACAGCGTGTATCTTCAACCGAATTAGCTGATGCAGTTAAGGTTGATTCTGCAACAATTCGGCGCGACTTTTCGTATTTTGGTGCTCTTGGAAAGCGGGGCTATGGGTACGATGTTGAAAGTCTGTTGGCCTTTTTTCGGAAAACTTTAAAGCAAGATAAGTTAACCAATGTAGCTCTAATTGGCGTTGGCAATTTGGGTCATGCATTGTTAAATTATAATTTTCACCAGAGCAACAATGTGCGTATCAGTGCAGCTTTCGACATCAATGAAGATATCACTGGTACAATTCAAAGCGGCGTTCCAGTTTATCATATGGATGATATGAAAGAACAGCTTACGGTTCAGCAAATTGAAATTGTTATTTTGACAGTACCAGCACCAGTTGCTCAAGAAGCTACTAATGAGTTGGTAGAAGTTGGTGTTAAGGGAATTTTGAATTTTACGCCATTAAGAATTACAGTTCCAAGTACTGTTCGTGTTCAAAATGTTGATCTAACCAATGAATTGCAGACCTTAATTTATTTCTTAGATAAATTTGGCTCACATAAGGAAAATGATGCCTAA
- a CDS encoding ABC-F family ATP-binding cassette domain-containing protein produces the protein MILLQVQHVARLFGADVLFKNIDLDIQENSRIALVGRNGVGKSTLLKIIMDQQPADQGQITRAKNLTIGYLAQDTGLVSANTIYEEMLTVFEPLRKMEEKIHQLENKIASDSQKVNSKEYQRLLAQYDQMQHDFKENNGYGYQAEIRSVLHGFKFDEKDYQQKINSLSGGQKTRLALAKLLLEKRDLLILDEPTNHLDIETLNWLENYLQGYTGALLLVSHDRYFLDKIAQDVYELTPTAAIHYSGNYSAYIKKKQLRLQLQQKAYEKQQEKIDKLEDFVKKNIVRASTTKRAQSRRKQLEKIERLDKPQGQQQGPHFAFTAEHPSGNIVLNVNEAYIGYQNHAIAGPINIELRRNQIMAIVGPNGIGKSTFLKSILGKIPFISGSSQFGAQVDVGYYDQELHNLTPNKSVLNEVWDDHPTMPEKDIRSILGSFLFRGSDVAKIVSQLSGGEKARLLLTKLALNHHNFILFDEPTNHLDIESKEVLEQALLKFDGTVLFVSHDRYFINKVASQVIELSEQGSQLFLGDYDYYLTKKAEQHLLAEEIKADESQNLAKKSSQTSTSATNYQQNKKLQREKRKLERDVAKLEKQLEDLDVIANSIQQAMSAPENYTDPTKIKQLQEQLTENQQQQQQTETEWETTAAKLEKFE, from the coding sequence TTGATTTTACTACAAGTCCAACACGTTGCTCGACTGTTTGGAGCAGATGTCCTTTTTAAAAATATTGATTTAGACATCCAAGAAAATTCACGAATTGCCTTGGTTGGCCGAAATGGTGTTGGCAAATCAACTTTATTAAAAATAATAATGGACCAACAACCAGCGGATCAAGGCCAAATAACGCGCGCAAAAAATTTGACAATTGGTTATCTTGCTCAAGATACCGGTTTAGTCTCAGCTAACACAATTTATGAAGAAATGTTAACTGTTTTTGAGCCCTTACGAAAAATGGAAGAAAAGATTCACCAACTTGAAAACAAAATCGCTAGTGATTCACAGAAAGTTAATTCAAAAGAATATCAACGTTTGTTGGCACAATACGATCAAATGCAACACGATTTTAAGGAAAATAACGGCTATGGCTATCAAGCAGAAATTCGTTCAGTCTTACATGGATTTAAATTTGATGAAAAAGATTATCAGCAAAAAATTAATAGCCTTTCTGGCGGGCAAAAAACTCGATTGGCTTTAGCAAAGCTTTTATTGGAAAAAAGAGACTTGCTAATTCTCGATGAACCAACCAACCATCTGGATATTGAGACACTCAATTGGTTGGAAAATTATCTTCAAGGATATACTGGCGCTTTATTGCTAGTTTCTCATGATCGCTATTTTCTTGATAAAATTGCGCAAGATGTCTATGAATTAACTCCAACGGCTGCTATCCATTATAGCGGAAACTATTCGGCTTATATCAAAAAAAAGCAATTGCGCTTACAGCTGCAGCAAAAAGCCTATGAAAAGCAACAAGAGAAAATTGACAAATTAGAAGATTTCGTCAAAAAAAATATCGTCCGAGCTTCAACCACTAAACGCGCCCAAAGTCGTCGTAAACAATTAGAAAAAATTGAGCGTCTAGATAAGCCTCAAGGTCAACAACAAGGGCCACACTTTGCTTTTACTGCTGAACACCCAAGTGGCAATATCGTCTTGAATGTCAATGAGGCTTATATTGGTTACCAAAATCACGCAATTGCTGGCCCGATTAATATTGAGCTTCGACGAAACCAAATTATGGCAATTGTCGGTCCTAATGGGATCGGAAAATCGACTTTTCTAAAAAGTATTCTAGGGAAAATTCCATTTATTTCTGGGAGCAGTCAATTTGGAGCACAAGTTGATGTTGGTTATTATGATCAAGAATTACATAACCTAACTCCTAACAAAAGTGTTTTAAATGAGGTCTGGGATGATCATCCGACCATGCCAGAAAAAGACATTCGCTCGATTTTGGGAAGCTTTTTATTTCGCGGTTCCGATGTTGCTAAGATTGTTAGCCAGCTGTCTGGCGGTGAAAAAGCTCGTTTGTTGTTAACTAAGCTTGCTCTGAACCACCATAATTTTATTTTGTTTGACGAGCCAACAAACCACTTAGACATTGAAAGCAAAGAAGTCCTTGAACAAGCATTACTTAAATTTGATGGTACAGTTCTATTTGTTTCTCATGATCGATACTTTATCAACAAAGTTGCCTCTCAGGTTATTGAACTTAGTGAACAAGGAAGTCAACTATTCTTAGGCGATTATGATTATTACCTAACCAAAAAAGCCGAGCAGCATTTACTAGCTGAAGAAATAAAAGCAGATGAGTCTCAAAACCTAGCGAAGAAAAGCTCTCAAACTTCAACATCTGCAACTAATTATCAGCAAAACAAAAAACTGCAGCGAGAAAAGAGAAAATTAGAACGTGACGTTGCGAAGCTTGAAAAGCAACTAGAAGACTTAGATGTTATCGCTAACTCGATTCAACAGGCAATGTCAGCACCTGAAAACTATACTGATCCAACCAAAATCAAACAACTGCAAGAACAATTAACTGAGAATCAACAACAACAACAACAAACTGAAACAGAGTGGGAAACCACGGCTGCTAAACTCGAAAAGTTTGAATAA
- a CDS encoding ISL3 family transposase: MSQLNFIARLLEIKDSNINFFKVEDLRTVRSGVIYHFKAIYARLSYQLSHCLHCGFASLIKNGTTLTKLRLPTLNGPMILLYLRKQRYFCKSCQTTCGANTPIVEKNHSLTRGLKSAVVKLAKQSLPVTTIAKLVGISPSSVTRILYHDFQRPQRLAKLPEHLCFDEFKSVARSYSFIAIDAKKHNLISILDDRLSKNICAYFENRYSLEERSAVKSVVIDLNANYQLFIRRLFPHAKIIIDRFHIVQLVNRAFDQLRVTILKQQSDKHSRIYKALKINWRLFHQDTEKINRSKTQYFRGLNEYMTQQNLIDLGLSTNSKLKYTYETAHQIQEAIKKQDSKKLRQVLTNYQKQQSPMDTSITTLKKNLKYISNSCESSLSNGPIEGINRKIKALKRICYGFKNMDHFYARTLLIVK; encoded by the coding sequence ATGTCCCAATTAAATTTTATCGCACGCTTACTCGAAATAAAAGACTCAAATATCAATTTTTTTAAAGTTGAGGACCTTAGAACGGTTAGATCTGGCGTTATTTATCATTTCAAGGCGATCTATGCTCGCCTTAGCTATCAACTTTCTCATTGCCTTCACTGTGGTTTTGCATCGCTGATTAAAAATGGTACTACTTTGACAAAACTCCGTTTGCCGACACTCAATGGCCCAATGATTTTATTGTATCTGCGAAAACAACGTTATTTTTGTAAATCTTGTCAGACTACTTGTGGTGCCAACACTCCAATCGTTGAAAAGAATCATTCTCTTACCAGAGGTCTCAAATCTGCTGTTGTTAAATTAGCCAAACAATCACTCCCTGTTACGACGATTGCCAAACTAGTCGGGATCTCTCCTAGTTCAGTTACACGGATTTTATATCATGATTTTCAAAGACCTCAGCGCCTAGCCAAACTTCCTGAACATCTTTGTTTTGACGAATTCAAATCAGTTGCCAGATCGTATTCATTTATTGCCATCGATGCCAAAAAACACAATTTGATCTCAATTCTTGATGACCGCTTGTCTAAAAATATTTGTGCTTACTTTGAAAATCGCTATTCTCTAGAGGAACGTTCAGCTGTCAAATCGGTTGTCATTGATTTAAATGCCAATTACCAGCTTTTCATCAGACGACTTTTCCCGCATGCTAAAATCATTATTGATCGCTTTCACATTGTTCAATTGGTAAATCGGGCTTTCGATCAGCTTAGGGTTACAATTTTAAAGCAACAAAGCGATAAGCATAGTCGGATTTACAAAGCTTTAAAAATCAATTGGCGTTTGTTTCATCAAGATACTGAAAAAATCAATCGTTCAAAAACACAATACTTCAGAGGGCTTAACGAATATATGACGCAACAGAACCTGATTGATTTAGGGCTTAGTACTAATTCAAAGCTTAAATACACCTATGAAACAGCTCATCAAATCCAAGAAGCAATTAAAAAACAAGATTCAAAAAAGCTCAGACAAGTTTTAACTAATTACCAAAAACAACAATCTCCAATGGATACTTCAATTACAACCCTAAAGAAAAATCTAAAATATATTTCAAATAGCTGTGAATCATCACTTTCCAATGGACCTATCGAAGGAATCAATCGTAAAATCAAAGCACTTAAACGGATCTGTTACGGATTCAAAAACATGGATCATTTTTATGCCAGAACTCTTTTAATTGTAAAATAA
- a CDS encoding transposase — MGIDLRRIQSGGFKEADRINRRGQSSARYIMFEVIRSMLRNQARIDNHIVDYYYKLKKGPHPKPDMVAMIACVNRLDRTIMNLVRTNQIYNYARTSH; from the coding sequence ATTGGAATAGATTTACGACGAATCCAATCCGGAGGATTCAAAGAAGCTGACCGGATTAATCGGAGAGGTCAAAGTAGTGCCCGTTACATTATGTTTGAAGTGATCAGATCCATGCTTAGAAATCAAGCACGTATTGATAATCACATTGTGGATTACTACTATAAGCTAAAGAAAGGACCACATCCTAAACCGGACATGGTTGCCATGATTGCTTGTGTGAATAGGCTTGATAGGACGATTATGAATTTGGTCCGCACAAACCAAATTTATAATTACGCGAGAACCTCCCATTAA
- a CDS encoding IS110 family transposase yields MEGDKVHVLGIDVSRGNSSCALLHDHTVVKEFRIVHNKSGLAKLKSIITSDSPVMAVFETTGIYSRVLTRFFIDERMNYLEINPLESSIRMAGLRRQKTDRSDAVKLALLGIDQKLLIHGRRPYPKPYEQLHLMAHRYLEITKERSRIINHLHAALDQTFPELNDIFNPIRSVLGLTFVNLFPHPDFLTGCIPGTMVKQIIGLVSPKIHSDLIVRRCKEVWQAGQLSYPAQPADSFLISQIRGYCGEIQRYNQDHDLLKRQLITYAKTFPEFKIIASIPGAGEISTALLLGFTGKIARFPSYK; encoded by the coding sequence ATGGAAGGTGATAAAGTGCACGTTTTAGGTATTGACGTAAGTCGTGGAAACAGTAGTTGTGCCCTTTTGCACGATCATACAGTTGTTAAGGAATTTCGGATTGTTCATAATAAGTCTGGATTGGCGAAGCTCAAGTCAATAATTACGAGCGATTCGCCAGTCATGGCGGTATTTGAAACAACTGGTATTTATTCTAGAGTTCTGACCCGTTTTTTCATCGATGAAAGAATGAATTACCTTGAAATAAATCCTTTGGAGTCATCAATTCGCATGGCAGGGCTAAGAAGACAGAAAACGGACCGTTCAGATGCAGTTAAATTAGCGCTCTTGGGGATTGATCAGAAGTTACTTATTCATGGTCGTAGACCATATCCAAAGCCATATGAACAACTTCATTTAATGGCGCACCGCTATCTGGAAATAACTAAAGAGAGATCCCGGATTATCAATCATTTGCATGCTGCACTTGATCAAACATTTCCCGAGTTAAACGATATATTTAACCCAATTCGATCAGTGCTCGGGTTAACTTTTGTTAACCTCTTTCCACATCCTGATTTTTTAACAGGTTGTATTCCAGGAACGATGGTGAAACAAATCATTGGCTTGGTAAGTCCTAAAATCCATTCGGATTTAATTGTACGTAGATGTAAAGAAGTCTGGCAGGCCGGCCAATTATCATATCCGGCACAACCTGCAGACTCATTTTTAATTAGCCAAATCCGTGGTTATTGTGGAGAGATTCAGCGATATAATCAGGACCATGACTTATTAAAGCGCCAATTGATCACTTACGCGAAAACTTTTCCGGAGTTTAAAATCATTGCGAGTATTCCTGGGGCGGGAGAAATATCAACGGCCCTGTTACTAGGCTTTACAGGAAAAATAGCGAGATTCCCAAGCTATAAGTAA
- the tnpC gene encoding IS66 family transposase produces the protein MDKKDQEIKKLKEQISLLEKQLGEYKEILDQYKRMIFVKKTEKSEYIDPLQMNLFNDKFEETQNEVKEVTVKEHKKKASKSGKRKLDLSKYPHEEVHHSLEGIDCVCDECHAKLQKIASNFVRHEVVVIPEQIKVIDHYQDVYKCQHCKNNFPMKLKKANMPRSLLAHSPLASPSVIAHIAAMKFFYKLPLYRQEFWGRFHGIDLPRSQTSHWMIKVFAEQCEPLYEYLRKQLMELRYIHIDETPYNTIESKKAKTYYWVLASGKYEGKQIAIYHHHDGRDQATAIKLLTGFKGAVQTDGYAAYNFIDSTKHLGCLAHVRRKFVTASQVGLTKNSRSISAKLVKKFDEITFLDNQGVELEEERKQRRQEIIFPKMKAVFDEISKLIISPKSALHRAQQYALSQENRIINTLKEGYYELTNNRAERVVKESVMGRKNWEFSTTFAGAKANAIALTLIMTAKLNRLNPEAYLYRILKKLTEVDSLSKDALEDLMPWNLKSDFSNQELLY, from the coding sequence ATGGACAAAAAAGATCAAGAAATTAAAAAGTTAAAGGAACAGATTTCTTTATTAGAAAAACAACTTGGCGAATATAAAGAAATCCTTGATCAGTATAAACGGATGATCTTTGTAAAAAAAACAGAAAAATCTGAATATATTGACCCACTTCAAATGAACCTTTTTAATGACAAGTTTGAAGAAACTCAAAACGAAGTTAAAGAAGTAACAGTTAAAGAACATAAGAAAAAAGCTTCAAAATCAGGAAAGCGTAAGCTTGACCTTTCTAAATACCCTCATGAAGAAGTTCATCATTCATTAGAAGGAATAGATTGCGTATGTGATGAATGTCATGCGAAGTTACAAAAAATTGCAAGTAATTTTGTTAGGCATGAAGTTGTAGTTATTCCTGAACAAATTAAAGTTATCGATCATTATCAGGATGTCTATAAATGTCAGCACTGTAAGAATAATTTTCCAATGAAGCTTAAAAAAGCTAATATGCCACGTTCTCTTTTAGCACATAGTCCGTTAGCTTCACCTTCGGTCATCGCACATATTGCCGCGATGAAGTTTTTTTATAAATTACCCTTGTACCGACAAGAATTTTGGGGAAGATTCCATGGGATTGATTTGCCTAGATCACAAACATCGCATTGGATGATTAAAGTTTTTGCAGAACAATGTGAGCCTTTATATGAGTATTTGCGAAAACAATTAATGGAGCTACGTTATATCCATATTGATGAAACTCCATATAATACAATTGAATCAAAAAAGGCCAAAACCTATTATTGGGTTTTAGCATCCGGAAAATATGAAGGGAAACAGATAGCTATTTATCATCATCACGATGGTCGAGATCAAGCAACTGCGATAAAACTTTTAACTGGTTTTAAGGGAGCTGTTCAAACGGATGGCTATGCAGCATACAATTTTATTGATAGTACCAAACATCTTGGATGTTTGGCGCATGTACGTCGTAAATTTGTAACTGCATCTCAAGTGGGCTTAACGAAGAATTCTAGATCAATTAGTGCTAAACTCGTAAAAAAATTTGATGAGATAACTTTCCTGGATAATCAAGGAGTTGAGCTCGAAGAAGAAAGAAAACAGCGACGACAAGAAATAATTTTCCCCAAAATGAAAGCTGTTTTTGATGAGATCAGCAAACTGATTATTTCACCAAAATCTGCATTGCATCGAGCTCAACAATATGCCCTTAGTCAGGAAAACCGAATCATAAATACTTTGAAAGAAGGATATTATGAACTGACTAACAATCGTGCAGAGCGCGTTGTTAAAGAAAGCGTAATGGGGAGAAAAAACTGGGAGTTTTCAACAACTTTTGCAGGTGCAAAAGCCAATGCGATCGCATTAACGTTGATTATGACAGCAAAATTAAATCGTTTGAATCCAGAAGCATATCTCTATCGGATTTTGAAAAAATTGACAGAAGTTGACAGCTTAAGTAAAGATGCACTTGAAGACCTAATGCCTTGGAATCTAAAATCCGACTTTTCTAATCAGGAATTACTATATTAA
- the tnpB gene encoding IS66 family insertion sequence element accessory protein TnpB (TnpB, as the term is used for proteins encoded by IS66 family insertion elements, is considered an accessory protein, since TnpC, encoded by a neighboring gene, is a DDE family transposase.), whose product MKIYLVCGKTDLRKGIDGLAALVLENFDLDVYDNAIFLFCGTRADRFKALYWDKTGFVLYYKRIDNGHFQWPRKQNEVCNLRPSQLRRLLSGLAIEEKKTIKPGTKGILF is encoded by the coding sequence ATGAAAATCTATCTTGTTTGCGGTAAAACAGATTTACGCAAAGGGATAGATGGCCTCGCGGCTTTAGTTTTGGAAAATTTTGACTTGGATGTTTATGATAATGCCATTTTCCTTTTTTGTGGTACACGGGCAGATCGTTTTAAAGCTTTATATTGGGACAAGACTGGATTTGTACTTTATTACAAAAGAATTGATAATGGACATTTTCAATGGCCACGCAAACAAAATGAAGTTTGTAACTTGCGCCCAAGCCAACTTCGTCGGCTTTTATCAGGTTTAGCTATTGAGGAAAAGAAAACAATCAAACCTGGGACAAAGGGAATATTATTTTAG
- a CDS encoding transposase: MSKRKRYSVEFKKMIVQLYESGTSVTDLTSEYGIASATIYKWNDLYKKDNDTGVSKADLLEMQARIARLESENDILKKALTIFAKK, from the coding sequence ATGAGCAAAAGAAAGAGATATTCTGTCGAATTCAAGAAAATGATCGTTCAGCTGTATGAAAGCGGGACATCAGTCACTGATCTTACCAGCGAATATGGGATTGCCAGTGCCACCATTTATAAATGGAATGATTTGTACAAGAAAGATAATGACACCGGGGTCTCCAAGGCCGACTTGTTAGAAATGCAGGCAAGAATTGCCAGGCTGGAAAGTGAAAACGATATCCTAAAAAAAGCATTAACCATATTCGCAAAAAAGTAA